Proteins from a genomic interval of Rubinisphaera italica:
- a CDS encoding ExbD/TolR family protein has translation MKPAVARRSRSLKFAITPMIDIVFLLIIFFLVATHFVKSETLETVNLPEATQAEDPETISPRRMTITILSNGSYLLAGRQLPWSELEAILLQVEKTRNADDPEQEVRIRGDAAAEYRFIKPILETCAKANLRKVSFTVVPES, from the coding sequence ATGAAACCGGCAGTCGCCCGACGATCCCGTTCGCTAAAATTTGCGATCACGCCGATGATTGACATCGTCTTTCTGCTGATCATCTTTTTTCTGGTCGCGACTCACTTTGTGAAAAGTGAAACCCTCGAAACTGTCAATCTGCCTGAAGCGACTCAAGCTGAGGATCCCGAGACGATTTCTCCACGACGAATGACAATCACCATTCTGAGCAATGGCTCTTACTTGCTGGCTGGCCGCCAATTACCGTGGTCAGAGCTGGAAGCAATATTATTGCAAGTCGAAAAAACCCGAAACGCGGATGATCCTGAACAGGAGGTTCGCATTCGTGGCGACGCAGCAGCCGAGTATCGATTCATCAAACCGATTCTCGAAACCTGTGCGAAGGCGAATTTGCGAAAAGTCAGTTTTACGGTTGTGCCAGAATCTTAG
- a CDS encoding MotA/TolQ/ExbB proton channel family protein, with translation MTNAIYYVLAQTVDGKPAMDWQQLLEAGGVVGYIIIGMSVVMVTLIMQDLLMLRRGNLAPVALAKQAHELITAGRLQEANQLCRDNPCFLGDMIQAGLSEIELGNSVVEKALEDASAEHSARMMRKVEYLNVIGTLTPMLGLLGTVWGMIQAFLEFQSQASPSVSEFAPGISFALVTTLMGLSVAIPALGCFALLRNRVDEMVFETSLLAEQVFAGYRKARLKRKVVSQAPASTKGTT, from the coding sequence TTGACGAACGCGATTTATTACGTTCTCGCCCAGACCGTTGATGGGAAACCAGCCATGGACTGGCAGCAGTTGCTCGAAGCGGGCGGGGTTGTTGGTTATATCATCATCGGAATGAGTGTGGTGATGGTCACATTGATCATGCAAGACCTCCTCATGCTGCGGCGTGGGAATCTGGCACCGGTCGCGCTGGCTAAACAGGCTCATGAATTGATCACTGCAGGCCGACTTCAGGAAGCCAATCAGCTATGCCGAGACAATCCCTGTTTTCTGGGAGATATGATTCAGGCCGGTCTTTCTGAAATTGAATTGGGAAATAGCGTCGTGGAGAAAGCACTGGAAGATGCCAGTGCCGAACATTCTGCACGCATGATGCGGAAAGTCGAATATCTCAACGTCATCGGCACACTCACTCCCATGCTCGGATTGCTCGGCACCGTCTGGGGAATGATTCAGGCGTTTCTTGAATTTCAGTCGCAGGCCAGCCCGTCCGTTTCGGAATTTGCTCCCGGAATTTCCTTTGCTCTCGTCACAACGCTAATGGGTCTGAGTGTCGCGATTCCGGCTCTGGGATGTTTTGCATTGCTGAGAAATCGGGTTGATGAAATGGTCTTCGAAACTTCGCTGCTGGCCGAGCAGGTTTTCGCAGGATATCGAAAAGCTCGACTCAAACGGAAAGTGGTTTCTCAAGCTCCCGCCTCGACAAAAGGGACGACATGA
- a CDS encoding glutaminyl-peptide cyclotransferase, with product MTSDLEKPAKPKGRWQRPLALVAIFAAMLIGFGVSWAAGNFQQIEYWRYREVAKYDHNRSDFTQGLLVHEGILYEGTGQFGQSKLQRVDLATGRVLNSVSLNKQYFGEGIAIANGELFQLTWKNRIAFVYDPETLRLTRTVRYAGEGWGLTFDGESLIMSDGSATLRFYDPKEFNVQRRVTVHDGKRTIDDLNELEYIQGEVWANIWHQDNIVRIDPKTGRVKGYVDLGGLKPLSVRLNREAVYNGIAWDEVNRKLYVTGKNWPNLFEIQVTE from the coding sequence ATGACTTCGGACTTGGAAAAACCTGCGAAACCGAAAGGCCGTTGGCAACGCCCTTTGGCACTGGTCGCTATTTTTGCAGCCATGCTGATTGGCTTTGGAGTTTCCTGGGCTGCGGGTAATTTTCAGCAAATCGAATACTGGCGTTATCGTGAGGTAGCCAAGTACGATCATAATCGAAGTGATTTTACGCAGGGTTTGCTGGTTCACGAGGGTATCCTCTACGAAGGCACGGGGCAGTTTGGACAGTCAAAACTGCAGCGGGTTGATCTCGCGACAGGGCGCGTATTGAATTCGGTTTCACTCAATAAACAGTACTTCGGTGAAGGCATCGCGATTGCCAATGGCGAACTGTTTCAGCTGACCTGGAAAAACCGCATTGCTTTTGTTTACGACCCCGAAACTTTGCGGCTCACACGAACTGTTCGCTATGCCGGTGAAGGCTGGGGGCTGACGTTTGATGGCGAATCGCTGATCATGAGCGATGGCTCGGCGACGCTTCGGTTTTACGATCCCAAAGAATTCAATGTTCAGCGACGAGTTACCGTTCACGATGGCAAACGCACGATTGATGATTTGAATGAACTGGAATACATTCAGGGTGAAGTGTGGGCGAACATCTGGCATCAGGATAACATCGTGCGGATTGATCCCAAAACGGGGCGTGTCAAAGGCTATGTCGACCTGGGCGGGTTGAAACCTCTTTCTGTCCGACTCAATCGAGAAGCGGTTTATAACGGAATTGCCTGGGACGAAGTGAATCGCAAATTGTATGTCACCGGAAAAAACTGGCCAAATTTATTCGAGATTCAAGTGACGGAGTAA
- a CDS encoding TatD family hydrolase has translation MKIIDPHIHVSARTTDDYEAMAAAGIVAVIEPAFWLGQPRTSVGTFQDYYSSLVGFERFRAAQFGIRHYCTIGLNSKEANNVPLAEEVMEILPLYLAKEGVVAVGEIGFDDMTDAEERFLREQIILAQQVELPVMIHTPHRNKKQGTQRSMDIAEELGVPPHMVVIDHNNEETVQEVLDRGFWAAFTIYPKTKMGNERMVEVVRKFGSERIIVDSSADWGVSDPLAVPKTAKLMIDRGIPQKDVELTCYGNALAAYGQSGQFNEEDWLNPPAIDQRNLFSGNSVLRGQEPRVDTNDSEQLIS, from the coding sequence ATGAAAATTATCGATCCCCATATTCACGTCTCCGCCCGCACAACCGATGATTACGAAGCAATGGCCGCAGCCGGGATTGTTGCTGTCATTGAACCGGCTTTCTGGCTCGGCCAACCTCGTACCAGCGTGGGAACCTTTCAGGACTATTATTCGAGTCTGGTTGGATTTGAACGATTTCGAGCCGCTCAATTCGGTATTCGGCATTACTGCACAATCGGTCTGAACTCCAAAGAGGCCAACAATGTTCCGCTGGCGGAAGAGGTGATGGAAATCCTGCCGCTCTATCTGGCAAAAGAAGGAGTGGTTGCGGTCGGGGAAATTGGCTTTGACGACATGACCGATGCCGAGGAGCGTTTTCTGAGAGAACAGATCATCCTGGCTCAACAGGTTGAGCTTCCCGTCATGATTCACACCCCGCACCGTAATAAAAAGCAGGGAACGCAGCGGAGTATGGACATCGCCGAAGAACTCGGGGTCCCGCCGCACATGGTTGTGATCGATCACAACAACGAGGAAACCGTTCAGGAAGTGCTCGATCGAGGCTTCTGGGCTGCCTTCACGATTTATCCAAAGACAAAAATGGGTAACGAACGGATGGTGGAAGTGGTGCGGAAATTCGGATCGGAGCGAATTATCGTCGATTCCTCAGCCGACTGGGGCGTTTCCGATCCCCTGGCCGTGCCCAAAACTGCGAAATTAATGATAGATCGTGGCATTCCGCAGAAGGATGTCGAACTGACCTGTTATGGGAATGCTTTGGCCGCTTACGGACAAAGTGGACAATTCAACGAGGAAGACTGGCTGAATCCGCCTGCAATCGACCAACGAAATCTGTTCTCTGGAAACAGTGTCCTCCGCGGCCAGGAACCTCGGGTCGACACAAATGACTCGGAACAGTTAATCTCTTAA
- a CDS encoding alkaline phosphatase D family protein, translated as MTVRNIFLTVIVIVLFSNSLSGKEPHADFVLPERLDRITCGSCSKQDLPQPIWDAIVSADPDLFIYMGDNIYGDSEDLNVLAEKWGKQKSQPGYSALRKQCSVIGTWDDHDYGKNDAGIEYPQKAGSQQLFLDFLDEPEDSIRRTREGVYASYLYGPVGQQVHIILLDTRYFRTPLKKIMDQSPTAEGHSGPYGPTDDPNADMLGEAQWKWLEEQLQVPAQLRLIVSSIQVLPLEQRYEKWENLPTERARLLKLIEKTNSEGVVFLSGDRHAAEFCKLDREGNYPLMEMTSSSLNAPRKYQNELNSLRYGLLYNEVNFGKILIDWEVESPTAVFSVCDIEGRPMLQVPVTIPSLQRVTD; from the coding sequence ATGACAGTACGAAATATTTTCTTGACCGTGATCGTAATTGTCCTTTTCTCGAATTCACTTTCTGGAAAAGAACCTCATGCCGATTTCGTTTTGCCTGAACGTCTCGATCGAATCACGTGTGGTTCCTGCTCCAAGCAGGATTTGCCACAACCGATCTGGGATGCGATTGTCTCAGCTGATCCAGATCTGTTTATCTATATGGGTGACAATATTTATGGCGATTCCGAAGATCTGAACGTGCTGGCCGAGAAGTGGGGAAAGCAGAAATCACAACCCGGATACTCTGCTTTGCGAAAACAGTGTTCCGTCATCGGCACCTGGGATGATCACGACTACGGTAAGAACGATGCAGGAATCGAATACCCGCAGAAAGCTGGTTCTCAACAACTGTTTCTCGACTTTCTGGATGAACCCGAGGATTCGATTCGCCGGACGCGTGAAGGAGTTTATGCCTCCTATCTTTATGGGCCAGTTGGTCAGCAGGTCCACATTATTCTGCTGGATACCCGCTACTTCCGGACTCCACTTAAGAAAATCATGGATCAATCCCCCACGGCTGAAGGGCATTCCGGGCCTTATGGTCCGACCGATGATCCGAATGCAGACATGCTCGGTGAAGCTCAATGGAAATGGCTGGAGGAACAACTGCAGGTACCTGCTCAACTGCGATTGATCGTCTCCAGTATTCAGGTGTTACCTCTCGAACAGCGATACGAAAAATGGGAAAATCTTCCGACTGAACGAGCACGTCTCTTGAAGCTCATTGAGAAAACGAACTCCGAGGGAGTCGTTTTTCTGAGTGGAGATCGCCATGCAGCCGAGTTCTGCAAGCTTGATCGTGAAGGAAATTATCCACTAATGGAAATGACCTCCAGCAGTTTGAATGCTCCGCGAAAATATCAGAACGAACTCAATTCGTTGCGTTATGGCCTCTTGTATAACGAAGTCAATTTTGGAAAAATCCTGATCGACTGGGAAGTGGAATCTCCAACAGCAGTATTCAGTGTATGTGACATTGAAGGCCGGCCGATGCTGCAGGTTCCTGTTACGATTCCCTCGCTTCAACGAGTGACCGATTGA
- a CDS encoding alpha/beta fold hydrolase, producing MELTIRNTTYHVEDRGTGAPLLFVHGFPLDHTMWSAQLNAFAERYRVIAPDLHGFGMSTGVRELSGMEDFADDLQEILAALSITEPVTLCGLSMGGYIAWQFAQKYPERLSRLIVCDTKATADTEPTRANRLELAERVLKEGPEFFVDGMLQKLFSAATIQTNSPVVEQTRNVILKTDPQAIAAAALGMAARPDMSSTLSAITVPTLVICGAEDQITTVLDMQKIAEQIPNAQFEVILGAGHMAPMEKPADVNDIITYFLAGTDI from the coding sequence ATGGAATTGACCATTCGCAATACAACTTATCATGTAGAAGATCGAGGAACCGGGGCTCCGCTGCTGTTCGTCCATGGATTCCCGCTCGATCATACGATGTGGTCTGCTCAGCTGAATGCCTTCGCAGAGCGATACCGAGTGATTGCCCCCGACTTGCATGGATTCGGCATGTCGACCGGGGTTCGTGAACTGTCTGGTATGGAAGACTTTGCGGACGATCTGCAGGAGATCCTCGCTGCACTTTCCATTACCGAACCGGTCACGCTTTGCGGGTTATCGATGGGGGGATATATCGCCTGGCAGTTCGCTCAGAAATATCCAGAACGACTGAGCCGACTCATTGTCTGCGATACCAAAGCGACCGCTGACACCGAACCAACGCGTGCCAATCGCCTGGAACTGGCAGAACGGGTGCTGAAAGAAGGACCGGAATTTTTCGTCGACGGAATGCTTCAGAAACTCTTCTCGGCTGCGACGATTCAAACCAACTCGCCTGTTGTTGAACAGACGCGAAATGTGATTTTAAAAACCGATCCTCAAGCCATCGCGGCAGCGGCTCTCGGAATGGCCGCCCGGCCAGATATGTCCTCCACATTATCAGCGATAACAGTACCGACGCTCGTGATCTGTGGAGCAGAAGACCAGATCACGACGGTTCTGGACATGCAAAAAATCGCAGAACAGATCCCGAATGCTCAGTTTGAAGTCATCCTCGGAGCAGGGCATATGGCGCCGATGGAAAAACCAGCAGACGTGAATGATATCATTACATACTTTCTCGCGGGAACGGATATATAG
- the ligA gene encoding NAD-dependent DNA ligase LigA: MSQNIESRIQELRDEINRHNRLYYVEARTEIPDREFDQLLHELIDLENQHPELRTPDSPSQKVGGAPIEGFTSVPHRVPMLSIDNVFETSGIVDFDQRIRKLLDVESVDYTLEYKIDGVALAVIYEQGILVQALTRGDGQTGDDVTHNARTIGGIPLTLQSKNVPERLEVRGEAYIANSDFAILRAQQEESGGLVHANPRNSTAGALKLLDPALCAKRKVRFLTHGIGDVQGLNFETHMNYLEAIREYGLPTTPGIRLCHGIDEVLQQAEVMMAALHELDLEIDGLVIKVNNLALREELGNNSKSPRWVVAYKWERYEAETQIESISIQVGKTGTLTPVANLAPVEIAGTTVSRSSLHNRDEVERLGVKIGDWVIVEKAGKIIPHVVRVELERRSGEELSFEFPANCPECGTKVIQDEGGVYIRCPNPNCPARLRESIRFFASRQAMDIEGLGIKLIEQLIDAGLVKNLVDIYDLHQQQDRLLELERFGQKSAEKLLQGVENSKQQPVWRLLTGLNIRHVGVSNAQVLMSHFLSLEQISQATEEELAAIDEIGPVIAASVSDFFHSSYGQSLIQELKSRGVRVEEEREQTTANSTQVLQGKSIVVTGTLQQFTRQEIQDAIREHGGKAASSVSSKTDFVVAGENAGSKLAKAQSLNVSILSEAEFLKMISEYSS, encoded by the coding sequence TTGAGTCAGAATATTGAGAGCCGCATTCAGGAATTGCGGGACGAAATCAATCGGCATAATCGCCTGTACTATGTAGAAGCACGCACCGAAATTCCCGACCGGGAATTTGACCAGCTCCTGCATGAGTTGATTGATCTCGAGAATCAGCATCCGGAATTGCGAACTCCGGACAGCCCGAGCCAGAAAGTGGGCGGAGCCCCGATTGAGGGGTTCACTTCAGTGCCACACCGAGTGCCGATGCTCTCGATCGATAACGTTTTTGAAACGTCTGGCATCGTCGATTTTGACCAGCGGATTCGCAAACTGCTGGATGTCGAATCGGTCGATTACACGCTCGAATACAAGATCGATGGTGTTGCCCTGGCTGTGATTTATGAGCAGGGAATACTCGTCCAGGCTCTTACACGGGGGGATGGCCAAACCGGGGATGATGTGACTCACAACGCCCGTACCATTGGTGGGATTCCGTTGACATTGCAAAGTAAAAACGTCCCCGAACGACTGGAAGTTCGGGGAGAAGCCTATATCGCCAATTCCGACTTTGCGATTCTGCGTGCTCAACAGGAGGAAAGTGGCGGCCTTGTCCATGCAAATCCTCGCAACAGCACAGCCGGTGCATTGAAGTTGCTTGATCCTGCTCTTTGTGCGAAGCGCAAAGTTCGCTTTCTTACGCACGGAATCGGCGATGTGCAGGGGCTCAATTTTGAAACACACATGAATTATCTGGAAGCGATCCGGGAATATGGCTTACCGACCACTCCGGGCATTCGCCTCTGTCACGGAATTGACGAGGTTCTGCAACAAGCTGAAGTGATGATGGCGGCTCTGCACGAGCTGGATCTGGAAATAGATGGACTCGTCATTAAAGTCAACAATCTGGCTCTGCGAGAGGAACTGGGAAACAACAGTAAGAGTCCCCGCTGGGTAGTGGCCTATAAGTGGGAGCGATATGAAGCCGAAACGCAGATTGAGTCGATCAGCATTCAAGTGGGAAAAACAGGAACGCTGACCCCCGTGGCTAATTTAGCACCCGTCGAAATCGCGGGTACAACGGTTTCCCGATCAAGTTTACACAATCGGGATGAAGTCGAACGACTGGGAGTCAAAATTGGCGATTGGGTGATTGTCGAAAAAGCGGGCAAAATTATTCCACATGTGGTTCGCGTAGAACTGGAGCGACGTTCAGGTGAGGAGCTCTCGTTTGAGTTTCCTGCAAACTGTCCCGAATGTGGTACGAAAGTTATTCAGGACGAGGGTGGGGTTTACATCCGCTGCCCGAATCCTAACTGTCCAGCTCGTCTTCGCGAAAGTATCCGATTTTTTGCCTCACGACAGGCGATGGATATCGAAGGTCTCGGGATCAAGCTGATTGAACAGTTAATCGATGCCGGCTTAGTCAAAAATCTCGTCGATATTTACGACTTGCATCAACAGCAGGATCGACTCTTGGAGCTGGAACGGTTTGGACAGAAGTCTGCAGAGAAATTGCTCCAAGGAGTCGAAAACTCAAAGCAGCAACCGGTTTGGCGATTATTGACCGGACTGAATATCCGACATGTCGGTGTCAGCAACGCACAAGTCTTGATGTCTCATTTTCTTTCGCTCGAGCAAATCAGTCAGGCCACTGAGGAAGAATTGGCTGCAATCGATGAAATCGGCCCTGTCATCGCCGCTTCCGTCTCAGACTTTTTTCATTCTTCATACGGACAGTCGCTGATTCAGGAATTGAAGAGCCGCGGGGTACGAGTCGAGGAAGAACGTGAGCAAACCACAGCAAATTCTACTCAGGTGCTTCAGGGGAAATCGATCGTCGTCACAGGGACTTTGCAGCAGTTTACTCGACAGGAAATTCAGGACGCCATCCGAGAGCATGGTGGAAAAGCAGCGAGCAGCGTTTCCAGCAAAACGGATTTTGTCGTAGCTGGCGAAAATGCAGGAAGTAAGCTGGCCAAAGCTCAAAGCCTGAATGTTTCCATATTGAGTGAGGCAGAATTTCTGAAGATGATTTCAGAATATTCATCCTAA
- a CDS encoding DUF1573 domain-containing protein: MKTFLTVLLAVFPVIGAAWASSSPSPKKFTAPGSQKELAMHIHMVHMREVDLREGKAVAEFSFHNASQSPLTISKIKPSCGCVTIRMQEQEAFQPGENHKFYVEVDTAGETSGLHEYTIDIAYHTEDSKTSEQEKVLFRVEVPEKKVTVKPRALIFYQLSEQKTKQKVTLTDFRDRSHFEVLEIASSLDSIQIENQQTGQDEHGHLLITFDVTVSGKVPSGRQTQQISVTTTDAEFSLIKIPVLLYGPQAETQKN; encoded by the coding sequence ATGAAGACATTCCTGACCGTTTTGCTGGCCGTGTTCCCTGTGATCGGGGCTGCCTGGGCATCCAGCAGTCCATCACCAAAAAAGTTTACTGCACCAGGTTCCCAGAAAGAACTTGCGATGCACATTCACATGGTGCATATGCGGGAAGTCGATCTGCGTGAAGGGAAGGCGGTCGCCGAGTTCAGCTTCCACAATGCCAGCCAATCTCCATTGACAATTTCCAAAATCAAACCAAGTTGTGGATGTGTCACGATACGAATGCAAGAACAGGAGGCTTTCCAGCCTGGTGAAAATCATAAGTTTTATGTGGAAGTCGATACTGCCGGCGAAACCAGCGGATTGCACGAATATACCATCGACATTGCCTATCACACAGAAGATTCAAAGACTTCGGAACAGGAAAAGGTCCTGTTCCGTGTGGAAGTCCCTGAGAAAAAAGTCACCGTGAAGCCTCGCGCGTTAATTTTCTATCAACTGAGCGAACAGAAAACGAAGCAAAAGGTTACATTGACTGATTTTCGCGATCGATCTCACTTCGAGGTGCTGGAAATTGCGAGCAGCCTGGATTCGATTCAAATTGAAAATCAGCAGACAGGCCAGGATGAGCATGGTCATTTACTAATCACGTTTGATGTGACCGTCTCTGGCAAAGTTCCTTCAGGCCGCCAGACGCAGCAAATATCGGTCACGACAACGGATGCGGAGTTCTCTCTGATCAAAATCCCGGTTCTGCTCTATGGGCCCCAGGCAGAAACCCAGAAGAATTGA
- a CDS encoding purine-nucleoside phosphorylase gives MMHLASQIESAANAISKAYSDKPKIGLILGTGLGGLSEQIDKQAVLPYEEIPHFPRSTVESHKGQLVCGKLSGQNILAMEGRFHYYEGYSLQEVTFPVRVMKQLGCEILIVTNAAGGMNPQYSLADLMIIEDHINLMPENPLRGVNDDSLGPRFPDMSAPYDRELIDIAKQAALKLQVPAQTGVFVAVPGPNLETRAEYRMLKAYGADCVGMSTVPEVIVAAHAGMRVLGFSVVTDLCLPDALEPVELSKILEVAAKGGARLAKLIPKIIEEIG, from the coding sequence ATGATGCATCTGGCTTCCCAAATCGAATCGGCTGCGAACGCCATTTCCAAAGCTTATTCGGACAAACCCAAAATCGGTTTGATCCTCGGCACCGGTCTCGGAGGACTTTCCGAACAGATCGATAAGCAAGCCGTTCTGCCTTATGAAGAAATTCCCCACTTTCCCCGTTCAACGGTCGAGTCACACAAGGGGCAACTCGTTTGCGGAAAACTGTCTGGTCAGAATATTCTGGCCATGGAAGGTCGTTTCCATTACTACGAAGGCTACTCCCTGCAAGAAGTGACATTTCCCGTTCGCGTGATGAAACAACTCGGCTGCGAAATTTTGATTGTCACGAATGCTGCCGGCGGAATGAATCCTCAATATTCACTGGCCGATCTGATGATCATTGAAGATCACATCAACCTGATGCCCGAGAATCCCCTTCGAGGCGTGAACGACGATTCTCTCGGTCCCCGCTTTCCCGACATGTCCGCTCCTTACGACCGCGAACTGATCGACATAGCCAAGCAAGCGGCCTTGAAATTACAGGTCCCTGCTCAAACGGGCGTTTTCGTTGCCGTGCCGGGGCCGAATCTGGAAACCCGAGCCGAGTATCGTATGCTGAAAGCTTACGGAGCCGATTGTGTAGGCATGTCCACAGTCCCCGAAGTCATCGTCGCGGCTCATGCCGGGATGCGTGTCCTCGGCTTTTCTGTCGTTACCGACCTCTGCCTCCCCGATGCCCTCGAACCTGTCGAACTCTCCAAAATCCTCGAAGTCGCCGCCAAAGGGGGAGCTCGCCTGGCGAAACTGATTCCGAAAATCATTGAGGAGATCGGTTGA
- a CDS encoding NAD(P)H-hydrate epimerase encodes MQKVYEQSQTFSPVNEIQIRMPDELVLSSKQSRWVDQLAIEKYGVPSLVLMENAGRGCAEIFLVECIENGPTVIVCGKGNNAGDGFVIARHLHIHQEEVELLMLFPPDELSEDARTNFEIVDKIGISHRIVDPNRDAESIRESFDGAEWIMDAMLGTGIHGEVREPFASMISLINAAQSNKLAIDLPSGLDADSGEILGCCVNATATVTFAANKNGLRKNKGPQQTGDIHVVGIGIPDFVIREAMSCSL; translated from the coding sequence ATGCAGAAGGTTTACGAACAGAGTCAAACTTTCTCACCCGTTAACGAAATTCAAATACGTATGCCTGATGAACTCGTACTCTCCTCGAAGCAGTCCCGATGGGTCGATCAACTCGCCATCGAGAAATATGGAGTTCCTAGCCTCGTGCTGATGGAAAACGCCGGGCGTGGGTGTGCGGAGATTTTTCTGGTCGAGTGTATCGAAAACGGGCCGACAGTCATCGTCTGTGGCAAAGGAAATAATGCTGGTGACGGGTTTGTCATTGCCCGACATCTGCACATTCATCAGGAAGAGGTGGAGTTGCTGATGCTCTTCCCGCCCGACGAATTATCGGAGGATGCCCGCACCAATTTTGAAATCGTCGATAAAATTGGCATTTCACATCGTATTGTCGATCCAAACCGAGATGCCGAATCCATTCGAGAGTCATTCGACGGAGCAGAATGGATCATGGATGCGATGCTCGGTACAGGAATCCACGGGGAAGTTCGTGAACCATTTGCATCCATGATTTCGCTGATCAACGCCGCCCAGAGCAACAAGCTGGCTATCGATCTTCCCTCGGGACTTGATGCCGACTCCGGCGAAATTCTTGGCTGCTGCGTGAATGCGACTGCGACTGTAACTTTCGCAGCCAATAAAAATGGCCTGCGGAAGAACAAGGGTCCTCAGCAGACCGGTGACATACACGTGGTCGGAATCGGCATCCCCGATTTCGTAATCCGGGAAGCGATGTCGTGTTCTTTGTAA
- a CDS encoding zinc-ribbon domain-containing protein has product MSKKRQQQTTGIPKGAVLAKRSQQVPNNSYDPAPTYYIDKPFVCIDCGQQEVWTALQQKWYYEVAKGSLYATAIRCRSCRKNRSDPNYVKSSPVVIRNGNSLIKHVHSEINSAIEIAGFKFQGKSRLPARDSFSLDYSRVDLTLTCWFDSPNSALIAESIDPSANCIQIARVLINSPVSGVKLLDRISVFTGAVVQYLESLAPA; this is encoded by the coding sequence TTGAGTAAAAAACGACAACAGCAAACCACCGGGATTCCTAAAGGAGCTGTCCTGGCCAAACGCTCGCAGCAGGTTCCCAATAATTCCTACGATCCTGCCCCGACTTATTACATCGACAAACCATTTGTTTGCATCGACTGCGGCCAGCAGGAAGTCTGGACGGCTCTGCAGCAGAAGTGGTATTACGAGGTGGCCAAGGGATCGTTATACGCCACTGCTATTCGGTGCAGGTCCTGCAGAAAGAATCGCTCCGATCCAAACTACGTCAAGTCAAGCCCTGTCGTTATTCGGAATGGGAACAGCCTGATCAAGCACGTACATTCCGAAATTAATTCTGCGATTGAAATCGCAGGATTTAAATTCCAGGGAAAATCCCGATTGCCTGCAAGGGATTCTTTTTCTCTTGATTATTCAAGAGTGGATCTCACTTTAACATGCTGGTTTGATTCCCCAAATTCGGCCTTGATCGCAGAGTCAATCGACCCATCCGCAAACTGCATACAGATCGCCAGAGTTTTGATCAACTCGCCGGTCTCAGGGGTAAAATTACTCGACCGCATTTCGGTTTTTACTGGAGCCGTCGTTCAATATCTGGAATCTCTTGCGCCTGCATAG